One part of the Aspergillus luchuensis IFO 4308 DNA, chromosome 5, nearly complete sequence genome encodes these proteins:
- a CDS encoding chromo domain-containing protein (InterPro:IPR016197,IPR000953): protein MFSFHVDSFRPWKGPAPTNTSTSTSQSPKRSPVPAAVNTIPATDPRPFSHCREKGLPTPPNQPSKHPLPARPPAEVCAHANMRSSTIPYSHFQRLSSPQPAFKVEDTVQPTSTELHVSSPTSLHPSAATDCSKGDSESQPEIRADILRDGILAGDTHNGCMGVYDEGSKTLDAPNTLPVDFEETMFDEDFMETGQPRQTTNGTYLFTMDELQADSPYVDVSLDSPPLRDHKQDFGESPLNGYDTNCLAGSFRNQSTHQNPTPHDYEIIARQNGSEEAGGCSEKSTTCKRISVEVESERLPPKRLKTDQCSRSPSPGTVDSPLEDFSTHFDATNMIPINSAIISPDEYHQGANNTSQVIQLANTGTSDQGAFRIRRSCPLNLRSAQTHSVSADENGVKQKLRRSVRQKPQVAVESDGPDSIPTKPTLSNSDKPPAQRIKPRKSRWRPAKKTSIAKATPRDNEYKFTSLRSLFLSTPFDMRLQFISWLFEAVLPRCMHDSKAVTNSPSQVCNAGGEEEWEVEEVVASRVFRGRLQYQVRWKVCEPDETWYPAHGLKGAPYKVRDFHATCPHQPGPPVHLDLLIRNIEITSQPNFVFSHPIGVRSNVVPY, encoded by the coding sequence ATGTTCAGCTTCCATGTTGATAGCTTCAGACCTTGGAAAGGCCCCGCCCCCACCAATACAAgcacatccacctcccagAGCCCCAAAAGATCCCCTGTCCCTGCTGCTGTCAATACTATTCCTGCAACCGATCCAAGGCCCTTCAGTCACTGCCGCGAGAAAGGCTTGCCAACTCCCCCAAATCAACCAAGCAAACATCCACTTCCCGCTCGTCCACCAGCTGAAGTGTGTGCTCATGCCAACATGCGCTCTAGCACCATACCTTATTCTCATTTTCAACGTCTCTCAAGTCCTCAACCTGCTTTCAAGGTTGAGGATACGGTTCAGCCTACCTCCACAGAGCTTCACGTCTCATCTCCgacatctctccatccctcgGCTGCTACAGATTGCTCGAAAGGGGATAGCGAATCCCAGCCCGAAATTCGAGCAGACATACTCCGAGATGGCATCCTCGCAGGTGATACGCACAATGGCTGCATGGGTGTTTACGATGAGGGCTCTAAAACCCTCGACGCACCGAACACTTTGCCGGTTGACTTTGAAGAAACCATGTTCGATGAAGATTTCATGGAGACCGGTCAGCCACGTCAGACTACCAACGGTACTTATCTGTTCACTATGGATGAGTTACAAGCCGATTCGCCTTATGTCGACGTTTCGCTGGATTCACCACCCCTACGTGATCATAAACAGGATTTCGGCGAATCGCCTCTTAACGGTTATGACACGAACTGTCTGGCTGGATCTTTTCGGAATCAAAGCACACATCAGAATCCCACTCCACATGACTATGAGATTATCGCGAGACAAAACGGCAGCGAGGAAGCCGGCGGTTGTAGCGAGAAATCGACAACCTGCAAGCGAATTTCTGTTGAAGTTGAGTCGGAAAGGCTACCGCCCAAACGTCTCAAAACGGACCAATGCTCAAGATCTCCCAGTCCTGGCACCGTGGATAGTCCCCTTGAAGACTTTTCAACCCATTTCGATGCCACAAACATGATTCCCATCAACTCAGCGATCATCTCGCCCGATGAATATCATCAAGGAGCTAATAATACATCTCAAGTCATCCAGCTTGCTAATACCGGCACAAGCGATCAAGGGGCATTCCGTATCCGTCGCAGTTGTCCACTCAACCTACGATCTGCACAAACCCATTCCGTGAGTGCCGATGAAAACGGTGTCAAGCAGAAACTCAGACGGAGTGTTCGCCAAAAACCTCAAGTCGCGGTGGAATCGGATGGTCCAGATAGTATCCCAACAAAACCTACTCTGTCAAACTCCGACAAGCCACCGGCCCAGCGGATTAAACCAAGAAAGTCAAGATGGCGACCTGCCAAGAAGACATCAATCGCGAAGGCTACACCACGCGATAATGAATACAAATTCACGTCCCTCCGGTCGCTCTTCCTGTCGACGCCGTTCGACATGCGTTTGCAATTTATCTCGTGGCTGTTCGAGGCTGTGCTACCTCGCTGCATGCACGATTCCAAGGCTGTCACCAACAGTCCATCTCAGGTGTGCAATgcgggtggtgaagaggaatgggaggttgaggaggtaGTAGCCTCGCGAGTTTTTCGCGGGAGGCTCCAGTACCAAGTACGGTGGAAAGTATGTGAACCTGACGAGACTTGGTATCCAGCACATGGTCTCAAAGGTGCTCCATACAAGGTGCGAGACTTTCACGCCACATGTCCGCATCAACCTGGGCCCCCAGTGCATTTAGATCTGTTAATTAGAAATATCGAAATCACTTCACAACCCAACTTCGTTTTCTCACATCCCATAGGAGTCCGATCAAATGTCGTGCCATACTAA